From one Acipenser ruthenus chromosome 21, fAciRut3.2 maternal haplotype, whole genome shotgun sequence genomic stretch:
- the LOC117964280 gene encoding testis-expressed protein 9-like encodes MAETNRRSTLQKKPLSARTENSVSTRSLSRPTSAPVKKPPQADLLAKEEEYKRLNAELEARTAELVRQAEEVMREQEEVLSRPVSSHLDVGFEDDDEDFKNLFHSDVPSIKSMKQPSAKALNKTNSKPTGQNRPPSGNKIKKVSKTAEIHTADDVAVLEDFADFSLAKTINKIEGQLEEDAIADDAEDDVIPSVGIEMGSEAQIRFLKAKLRVMQEELNRLAHEINKKDDENSSLSSKVKELEEDRSRFQRTTNIQQTQVDKYKTLTEDSNRKCDGLQQQLTALQKELEGLKRVQKQTVTNHSTTEVRLNRAVEEAERYKMELNKMKQSSKDSASLEHQKIEQLKAENKKLEKQKTELMTGFKKQLKLIDILKRQKMHIEAAKMLSFTEEEFMKALEWGKS; translated from the exons ATGGCGGAAACAAACAGGAGATCAACCCTGCAaaag AAACCTTTGTCTGCCAGGACTGAAAACTCTGTGTCTACCAGATCTCTTAGTCGACCTACATCAGCGCCAGTAAAGAAACCACCACAAGCAGATTTGCTGGCCAAGGAAGAAGAATACAA ACGTCTAAATGCAGAGCTGGAAGCGAGGACAGCTGAACTGGTTCGTCAGGCTGAAGAAGTCATG agggaaCAAGAGGAAGTACTGTCAAGACCAGTTTCTTCCCATCTTGATGTTGGCTTCGAAGATGACGATGAGGATTTCAA aaatCTGTTTCATTCTGATGTCCCAAGCATAAAGTCTATGAAACAACCCAGTGCAAAG GCATTGAACAAGACCAACTCAAAGCCTACAGGTCAGAACAGACCACCATCAGGAAACAAAATCAAGAAAGTATCaaa AACGGCAGAAATACATACTGCTGATGATGTAGCAGTCCTTGAGGACTTTGCTGATTTCTCCCTGGCAAAGACCATTAACAAAATTGAGGGACAACTAGAGGAAGATGCCATAGCTGACGATGCAGAGGATGATGTCATACCCAGTGTTGGCATTGAAATGGGCTCGG AAGCTCAGATTCGATTTCTTAAAGCAAAGCTGCGAGTCATGCAAGAAGAACTCAACAGGCTTGCTCACGAGATTAACAAGAAG GATGACGAGAACAGCAGTTTAAGCAGCAAAGTCAAAGAACTGGAGGAAGACCGGTCCAGGTTCCAGCGAACAACAAATATTCAGCAAACCCAGGTTGACAAATACAAAACTTTAACAGAGGACAGCAACAGAAAATGTGATGGATTACAGCAACAGCTCACTGCTTTGCAGAAG GAACTGGAAGGACTGAAGAGAGTACAAAAGCAGACTGTGACCAATCACAGCACCACTGAGGTGCGTCTGAACCGAGCAGTAGAAGAGGCAGAAAGATACAAAATGGAACTGAACAAAATGAAGCAAAGCAGCAAG GATTCTGCCAGTCTGGAGCATCAGAAAATAGAACAGCTAAAGGCAGAAAATAAGAAGCTGgagaaacagaaaacagaattgATGACAGGATTTAAGAAACAACTTAAACTcatagacattttaaaaagacaaaag ATGCACATTGAAGCTGCCAAGATGCTCTCTTTTACTGAAGAGGAATTTATGAAAGCCCTGGAATGGGGAAAATCATAG